The following coding sequences lie in one Gemmatimonadaceae bacterium genomic window:
- a CDS encoding EAL domain-containing protein: MESHRPSGSVPARRASAWWQDWGTALPVLAVAYCLLYVIWRASGPRDDLTTHVIARLAFLPLNAGTALLAWRAAKRHAHDPRTHRALLLVTIAFVFVLAGNLVSFYVGMIMDGDPGVSWINVFYFPVYPLLLTSLLSFPLTRRSEHENRKFLLDAAAVLLGGGTAIWFFVLRPTTQANHLGALASAIALAYPLGDILLFTGLTTFLMRRPAESRGGARTWFVIGIFAYAISDLANDLEFNNVGWFGITSSDVVYIGSYCVLMWSLSRFSWPASATQAEEKLPDVQPFSPLPYVAGAFLFGLIMVVAVRSWPTPLSVLSIGAMLTTAFLVVRQLAAVGENARLVSERAARENEARFRALVQHSTDVIAIVDVDGVIRFVSPAVTTIFGYAPEDLLGHKMTEFLHHESARDAISLLVSAAANPGVTQPAEWKVRHRDGRLLSVETVGTNLLSEPTVGGIVLNTRDISERKALEKQLTHQAFHDPLTGLANRVLFLDRVSHALSLVRRHDQMLAVLFVDLDGFKTINDSLGHAAGDRLLAVVASRLQTCVRTSDTVARLGGDEFALLIEDATDDQAAAEVADRIAASVRHPILIEGKEVFMTASIGIATAKDEGSAADLLRNADMAMYVAKSRGKARWERFEPGMHLKALERLDLEAELRHALDTADQFVLLYQPIVQLQTGEVKGIEALVRWNHPQRGMLTPVQFIPLAEETGLIVQLGRWVLREACRQAQVWQATRTGGPPLTLTVNVSGYQLQYDGVVADVRAALADSGLDPRNLVLEITESVLMQQNETILERLRALKAVGVRLAIDDFGTGYSSLGYLQRFPIDILKIDKAFIDDIGASGVEPALVRAIIALGDTLQLQTIAEGIELRQQWHGLRELGCEMGQGFLFARPVSVGQIDALLVGHGTRAPAGLLPAETPAPQTAR; this comes from the coding sequence ATGGAATCGCACCGTCCGTCGGGGAGTGTGCCGGCACGGCGGGCATCAGCGTGGTGGCAAGACTGGGGGACCGCCCTCCCCGTACTCGCCGTTGCGTATTGCCTGCTGTATGTCATTTGGCGCGCATCCGGACCCCGGGACGACCTGACCACGCACGTCATCGCACGGCTGGCCTTCCTCCCGCTCAACGCCGGCACCGCATTGCTCGCGTGGCGCGCCGCCAAGCGCCATGCGCACGATCCGCGCACGCATCGCGCACTGCTTCTCGTCACGATCGCGTTTGTCTTCGTGCTGGCGGGCAACCTCGTCTCGTTTTACGTCGGAATGATCATGGACGGCGATCCAGGTGTGAGCTGGATCAACGTCTTTTATTTCCCCGTCTACCCGCTGCTTCTCACCAGTTTGTTGTCGTTCCCGCTCACCCGCCGGAGCGAACACGAAAATAGAAAGTTCCTGCTGGACGCGGCCGCCGTGCTGTTGGGCGGCGGCACGGCAATCTGGTTTTTCGTTCTGCGTCCGACGACGCAGGCCAACCATCTCGGAGCGCTGGCAAGCGCGATCGCTCTCGCCTATCCGTTAGGCGACATTCTGCTGTTCACCGGCCTCACCACGTTCCTCATGCGCCGGCCGGCCGAGAGCCGCGGTGGCGCGCGGACCTGGTTCGTCATCGGCATCTTCGCATACGCGATCTCGGATCTGGCCAACGACCTCGAGTTCAACAACGTCGGTTGGTTCGGTATCACGTCGTCCGATGTCGTTTACATCGGCTCCTACTGCGTGCTCATGTGGTCGCTGTCCCGCTTCTCGTGGCCGGCGTCGGCGACCCAGGCAGAAGAAAAGCTACCTGACGTGCAACCGTTCAGCCCGTTGCCGTATGTGGCGGGCGCGTTCCTCTTCGGCCTCATCATGGTCGTGGCCGTGCGCTCGTGGCCGACGCCGCTCAGCGTTCTGTCCATCGGCGCCATGCTCACGACGGCGTTCCTCGTCGTGCGCCAACTGGCCGCGGTGGGCGAGAACGCGCGGCTGGTCAGCGAGCGCGCCGCACGGGAGAACGAAGCACGGTTCCGGGCGCTGGTGCAGCACTCGACGGACGTCATCGCCATCGTCGATGTCGACGGTGTGATCCGATTCGTGAGCCCCGCGGTGACGACGATCTTCGGCTACGCTCCCGAGGATCTGCTCGGCCACAAAATGACCGAGTTTCTGCACCACGAAAGCGCGCGCGACGCGATCAGTTTGCTCGTTTCGGCGGCGGCGAATCCTGGTGTGACGCAGCCGGCCGAATGGAAGGTGCGGCATCGCGATGGTCGGTTGCTGAGCGTCGAGACCGTGGGCACCAACCTGTTGTCCGAACCCACGGTGGGCGGCATCGTGCTCAACACGCGTGATATCAGCGAGCGGAAAGCACTGGAGAAGCAGCTCACGCATCAAGCCTTCCACGATCCGCTCACCGGTCTCGCCAACCGCGTGCTGTTCCTGGATCGCGTGAGCCATGCGCTGTCGCTGGTGCGGCGGCACGATCAGATGCTCGCGGTGTTGTTCGTCGATCTCGATGGATTCAAGACCATCAACGACAGCCTGGGCCACGCGGCCGGCGACCGGTTGCTCGCCGTGGTCGCGTCGCGGCTCCAGACCTGCGTGCGGACGTCGGACACGGTGGCTCGGTTAGGCGGAGACGAGTTCGCGCTGCTGATCGAGGACGCGACCGACGACCAGGCGGCGGCCGAAGTGGCGGACCGCATCGCGGCGAGCGTCCGTCACCCGATCCTGATCGAAGGCAAGGAAGTGTTCATGACCGCCAGCATCGGGATCGCGACGGCCAAGGACGAGGGCAGCGCGGCCGATCTGCTGCGGAACGCCGACATGGCGATGTATGTCGCGAAGAGCCGCGGCAAGGCGCGGTGGGAGCGGTTCGAGCCGGGGATGCACCTCAAGGCGCTCGAACGGCTGGATCTCGAGGCCGAGCTGCGGCACGCGCTCGACACGGCCGATCAGTTCGTGCTGCTGTACCAGCCGATCGTGCAGTTGCAGACGGGCGAGGTGAAGGGGATCGAGGCGCTGGTGCGGTGGAACCATCCGCAGCGCGGGATGCTGACGCCGGTGCAATTCATTCCGTTGGCCGAAGAGACGGGCCTCATCGTTCAGTTAGGCCGATGGGTGCTGCGCGAGGCCTGCCGTCAGGCGCAGGTGTGGCAGGCGACGCGGACGGGCGGTCCGCCGCTCACGCTCACGGTGAACGTGTCCGGCTATCAGCTGCAGTACGACGGGGTGGTGGCCGATGTGCGTGCGGCGCTGGCCGACAGCGGGCTGGATCCGCGCAATTTGGTGCTCGAGATCACGGAGAGCGTGCTCATGCAGCAGAACGAGACGATTCTCGAGCGGTTGCGCGCGCTCAAGGCGGTGGGGGTGCGTCTCGCGATCGATGATTTCGGCACGGGCTACTCGTCCCTCGGCTACCTGCAGCGGTTCCCGATCGACATCCTGAAGATCGACAAGGCGTTCATCGACGACATCGGCGCCAGCGGCGTCGAGCCGGCGCTGGTGCGCGCCATCATTGCGTTAGGCGACACGCTGCAGCTGCAGACGATCGCCGAGGGCATCGAGCTGCGGCAGCAGTGGCATGGGTTGCGCGAGCTCGGCTGCGAGATGGGGCAGGGCTTTCTGTTCGCGCGCCCCGTGAGCGTCGGCCAGATCGACGCGTTGCTGGTTGGCCACGGGACGCGTGCGCCGGCGGGCCTGCTCCCCGCCGAAACGCCGGCTCCGCAGACCGCGCGCTAG
- a CDS encoding prolyl oligopeptidase family serine peptidase translates to MPRYRFAAPRLRARRAARSATSLGLAVAVFGAAVPAAAQMSNERLQYPAAHRDSTVDDYFGTRVPAPYRWMEDENSPEVRSWVEDENAVTAAYMDKVPLRDAFKKRLTELWNYEKVGVPYRQAGRLFYGKNSGLQNQSVLYEQDSLGSAPRAILDPNALSPDGSTALAGSSVSPNGEYLAYGLSQGGSDFEELHVRSLRDGRDTPDTVRWVKFSGISWTADNRGFFYSRFPAPAAGQALSTAAVNQKVYYHVLGTPDSTDKLIYARPDLPDWYIMSSTTEDGRFAFITLVHGTDTKNQVFYMDLKDGAHPDLSAPLLPLVSQGDAEYAPLGNDGDTVFVQTTNQAPNRRVIAMVLPDTSRAHWRTVVPEQKSVLESATLAGGHVVAQYLEDVKSTLAIYGTDGSKQGAVALPGIGTVGGLSGRMDTPELFYSFSSFLFPATVYRYDFATKRSVPFQAPHVAFDASAYETRQVFYRSKDGTRVPMFITARKGLKLDGSHPTVLYAYGGFDISVTPSFSPTTAAWLEHGGIYAVANLRGGGEYGEAWHHAGMLDKKQNVFDDFIAAAEYLIHEHYTSTAHLAIHGYSNGGLLVGAVLDQRPDLFAAAYPGAGVMDMLRYQKFSAGVGWVPEYGSSDDSTQFKYLIKYSPVQNLKKGTCYPATIVTTADHDDRVVPSHSYKFIATMQADQSCARPVLIRVETKTSHGYMPTDKRIAQLADVWAFTGWNTGMR, encoded by the coding sequence ATGCCCCGCTACCGGTTTGCGGCCCCGCGCCTGCGCGCCCGCCGCGCTGCCCGTTCCGCCACTTCGTTAGGCCTGGCGGTCGCCGTCTTCGGCGCCGCCGTGCCTGCCGCCGCGCAGATGTCCAACGAGCGGCTGCAGTACCCCGCCGCGCATCGCGACAGCACGGTCGACGACTATTTCGGCACGCGGGTGCCGGCGCCGTACCGGTGGATGGAGGACGAGAACAGCCCCGAGGTGCGCAGCTGGGTGGAGGACGAGAACGCCGTGACGGCCGCGTACATGGACAAGGTGCCGCTGCGCGATGCGTTCAAGAAGCGCCTAACGGAGCTCTGGAACTACGAGAAGGTCGGCGTCCCGTACCGGCAGGCCGGCCGCCTGTTCTACGGCAAGAACTCCGGTCTCCAGAACCAGAGCGTGCTGTACGAGCAGGACAGCCTGGGGAGCGCGCCGCGGGCGATCCTCGACCCCAACGCGCTCTCGCCCGACGGGTCGACGGCGCTGGCCGGCTCGTCGGTCTCGCCTAACGGAGAGTATCTCGCGTACGGGCTGTCGCAGGGCGGCTCGGACTTCGAAGAGCTCCACGTGCGCTCCCTGCGCGACGGGCGCGACACCCCGGACACCGTGCGGTGGGTCAAGTTCTCCGGCATCTCGTGGACCGCCGACAACCGCGGCTTCTTCTATTCTCGATTCCCGGCGCCCGCCGCCGGCCAGGCGCTGTCCACGGCCGCCGTCAACCAGAAAGTGTACTACCACGTGCTCGGTACACCCGACAGCACGGACAAGCTGATTTACGCGCGGCCGGACCTGCCCGATTGGTACATCATGTCGTCCACCACCGAAGACGGACGCTTCGCGTTCATCACGCTCGTCCACGGCACGGACACGAAGAACCAGGTCTTCTACATGGACCTGAAGGATGGCGCGCATCCGGATCTGTCGGCGCCGCTCCTGCCGCTCGTCTCGCAGGGCGATGCCGAATACGCCCCGTTAGGCAACGACGGCGACACGGTGTTCGTGCAGACCACCAACCAGGCGCCCAACCGCCGCGTCATCGCCATGGTGCTGCCGGATACGTCGCGCGCACACTGGCGCACCGTCGTCCCCGAGCAGAAGAGCGTCCTCGAGAGCGCAACGCTGGCCGGCGGACACGTCGTGGCCCAATACCTCGAGGACGTGAAGAGCACGCTCGCGATCTACGGCACCGACGGCTCCAAGCAGGGCGCCGTTGCGCTGCCGGGCATCGGCACCGTCGGCGGTCTGTCGGGGCGCATGGATACGCCCGAGCTCTTCTACAGTTTTTCGTCGTTTCTCTTCCCGGCGACCGTCTATCGCTACGACTTCGCGACCAAACGCAGCGTGCCCTTTCAAGCGCCGCATGTCGCGTTCGACGCGAGCGCATACGAGACGCGCCAGGTGTTCTATCGGTCCAAGGACGGCACACGCGTGCCGATGTTCATCACCGCTCGAAAAGGTCTCAAGCTCGATGGCTCGCACCCCACCGTGCTCTACGCGTACGGCGGATTCGACATCAGCGTCACGCCATCCTTCAGTCCGACCACGGCCGCGTGGTTGGAGCACGGCGGCATCTACGCAGTAGCCAACCTCCGCGGCGGCGGCGAATACGGCGAGGCGTGGCATCACGCAGGCATGCTCGACAAAAAGCAGAACGTATTCGACGACTTCATCGCGGCGGCCGAGTATCTCATCCACGAGCACTACACGTCCACGGCGCACCTCGCCATCCACGGCTACTCCAATGGCGGCCTGCTCGTCGGCGCGGTGTTGGACCAACGCCCGGACCTGTTCGCCGCCGCGTATCCGGGCGCTGGCGTGATGGACATGCTGCGCTATCAGAAGTTCAGCGCCGGCGTGGGTTGGGTGCCCGAATACGGCTCATCGGATGACTCGACGCAGTTCAAGTATCTGATCAAGTATTCGCCGGTGCAGAATCTCAAGAAGGGCACGTGCTATCCGGCGACGATCGTCACCACGGCCGACCACGACGACCGCGTGGTGCCGAGCCACTCGTACAAGTTCATCGCCACGATGCAGGCGGATCAGTCGTGCGCGCGGCCCGTGCTCATCCGTGTCGAAACGAAGACGAGTCACGGCTACATGCCCACCGACAAGCGGATCGCACAATTGGCGGACGTGTGGGCGTTCACAGGCTGGAATACGGGCATGCGGTGA
- a CDS encoding MFS transporter — MTSTTAPRIAGDHREAVLATFLGWTLDAFDFFLVVFALTSIAGEFGRTDKALALSLTLTLAFRPVGAFIFGLMADRYGRRIPLMIDLVFFSVIEVLTGLAPNFTTFLVLRALFGIGMGGEWGVGASLAMEKAPTRLRGVLSGLLQEGYAVGYLLAAVCFFFVFPRWGWRPMFFIGGLPALLALFIRVRVKESEVWQRTRHESWSGLGRAIVGNWKLFAYLVVLMSMMNFVSHGTQDMYPTFLQRDWHLSPQTRALITGFSMIGAIAGGLAFGMWSDRIGRRRAIVIALVLAVVSIPLWAFAPSLALLWAGAFVMQFMVQGAWGVIPAHITELAPDSVRGFLPGFAYQCGVLVASSAAYIEAALAAHTTYAQSMALTALLVCVLGAVATAAGREKRGIEFGMSEPDDRPSPVAECGASGAPSLSG; from the coding sequence CCTCGTCGTATTCGCGCTCACGTCGATCGCCGGCGAATTCGGACGCACCGACAAGGCGCTCGCGCTGTCGCTCACGCTCACGTTGGCCTTCCGCCCCGTGGGCGCTTTCATTTTCGGGCTGATGGCGGATCGCTACGGCCGGCGCATTCCGCTGATGATCGATCTCGTGTTCTTCTCGGTGATCGAAGTGCTCACCGGGCTCGCGCCTAACTTCACGACGTTTCTCGTGCTGCGCGCGCTCTTCGGCATCGGGATGGGCGGCGAATGGGGCGTCGGCGCATCGCTGGCGATGGAGAAAGCGCCGACGCGCTTGCGCGGCGTGCTGTCCGGGTTGCTGCAGGAGGGTTACGCCGTGGGATATCTGCTCGCGGCGGTCTGCTTCTTTTTCGTCTTCCCGCGCTGGGGATGGCGTCCGATGTTCTTCATCGGCGGACTGCCTGCCCTGCTCGCGCTGTTCATTCGCGTGCGCGTCAAGGAATCCGAAGTGTGGCAGCGCACGCGCCACGAGAGCTGGTCGGGTCTTGGCCGCGCGATCGTCGGCAACTGGAAGTTGTTCGCGTACCTCGTCGTGCTCATGTCGATGATGAACTTCGTGTCGCACGGCACGCAGGACATGTATCCCACGTTCTTGCAGCGCGACTGGCACCTGTCGCCTCAAACGCGCGCGCTCATCACCGGGTTCTCGATGATCGGCGCCATTGCGGGCGGCCTCGCGTTCGGCATGTGGTCGGATCGCATCGGCCGGCGTCGTGCGATCGTGATCGCGCTCGTGCTGGCGGTCGTGTCGATACCGCTGTGGGCGTTCGCTCCGTCACTCGCCCTGTTGTGGGCAGGCGCGTTCGTGATGCAGTTCATGGTGCAGGGCGCATGGGGTGTGATTCCGGCGCACATCACCGAGTTGGCGCCCGATTCGGTTCGCGGATTCCTGCCCGGATTTGCGTATCAGTGCGGCGTGCTGGTGGCCAGCAGTGCCGCGTACATCGAAGCCGCGTTAGCAGCACACACCACCTATGCGCAGTCGATGGCGCTAACGGCGCTGCTCGTGTGCGTCCTCGGCGCGGTGGCGACGGCGGCGGGCCGCGAAAAGCGGGGCATCGAGTTCGGGATGAGTGAGCCGGACGACCGCCCCTCGCCTGTCGCGGAGTGCGGCGCGTCCGGCGCACCGTCGCTCAGTGGATGA